Within the Serratia sp. UGAL515B_01 genome, the region GGTCGTGACATTGAAATGTTTGCTGCTCAGGCACAACTGTTTGCCGCTGGCAAAGTCAATATTCAGCCTGAGATGACCTCGGTTGATTTGCCCGTGCGTGGTTTACTGGTCACGGTGAATGGCCGCCAGTATGTCAGTCTGATTAAAACGGGCGTAAACGGTGTTTCTGAGAACGTTCCGGTGCTGAGGGCGGTTCGTGATGAACAAACCGGGCTGGATAAAATCACGTTGCCAGCAGTCGGTGGGGTTCCGGCACGTACTATTCTGGTTAACCCGGTTCCAACTGGGCCAGCAGCGCCATCCCATACAGGGAACAGCTCACCGGCTCCGGTGACGCCTGTACATACAGGCACTGAAATAAAGCAGGTTGCCAGCATAGTGACAACCACCTATCCGGCAGATGATCTCAAAGATATTCGGGATTTTATCTACTGGCAGCCTGACGCCACAGGAAGCGGTGTTGAGCCGATTTATGTGATGTTGAGTGAACCGCTTGACTCGGGGCGTTTTACCCGTAAACAATTGGATAAGAAGTTTAAGCATGCCATCGATTTTGGTATCAATGACACGAAGAAAAACCGTGAAACTCTGACTAAGTATCGTGATGCCATTGAAGCTCATTTGGCAGATACGGGAACCGTTGAGAGAGGCACATACCGACGGGAAAAAGGTTCTAAAGTGTATTTTAATCCGAAGACAATGAATGTTGTGATTCTTAAGGCTGATGAGCAATTCTTATCAGGATGGAAAATAAATCCTGACGCAGATAATGGTAGAATTTATTTGGAGACAGGTGATCTATGAACAAGATGGCAATAATTGAATTAGCTAAAGCTTTTTTGAATTCAAAAGTAACGGCCCTTCAGTTTTCTGAAGATATATGCGCTGTAAGAAGGGAGTTATACGGAGTTAAAGATCAGGATAAAAATACTTTGAATTGCGGTGAGGAGTTATTTATGGTGGCCGAAATTTATAATCCTGACTCCGATCGTGCCAGTTATGAGCTAGACGAGGCTGGATTAAGAAAGGAAGTAAAAGCGACGCTAGAAAAGTTCAAGCTGCTTTAATCTCATGCACTTTCTGATAAGTGCCTCTTGAGCAACGTCCAACAAACGAGGGTTTGTTGGACGTTTTTATCGTTGTGTGTTTTTTTTGCTCATCACTGTGATATTCGGCGTTCTTTTAATCTATCCGTTTTTCGGTCGTGACGCAGATTTATTGATAGTGATGAATAGTCAGATACCCGCCGATGATCTTATCGGGTTGTGTCGCATTAAGTAAGGCATCGTCAAGTAACATGCCCTTTCCGCTTGGCGTCTTTCTCGGCAAGTGTCTGTGTGGCTAGTAACGGGTTTCCGTTCTCTGTGATTCTCGGAAGGTATTCTCCCTGGCCAGGAACTACTGAGTGAAGACTGAATGGTGTTATATCAGACTAAGATACGATCACTTGTTGCCAGCCAGTCAAAATCTGGCCTCTTCGTTCTTTTTTAAAGTCGAAAAGGCCAATATTGACGACTGTCTATGCGTAGTTATCACATACAAACTCAACCAAGTTATGTTTACTCGAACCAACAACAAGGTCGACCCATTCTTGGGATGGTTCATCTTTGTGTAACGTTACCGACTCCTCATCTATCTCACTATACCCCAACTCTTTGTACCTTTTAGCGTGACAGTCGATTTGAATTAAGGTATATCCCGTATAGTCTATGCCGACGCGTTTTGATATAAGCGTTATATGGTCATTCATGTCTTTTGTTATTGAGTTTATATCGATAAAGTATTGTCCTTTGTCTCCAGGATGGTTTGGATAAGGTACATAATTGCGAATAATTGTGTCAGATTGCATCATTTTCTCCAAGGTAGATATTTACTCTGTACGCGCACAAAATTTGTTGCTCCTAAAATAAAGTTAATTGCCGACTTGTGCTATTAACGATAGGCCTCTTAACTCTGTCGAGTATACCCTATTCTAAATACTGCTGTTTGCGATGGCGGTGATCACATACTCCTAATTTCACCATCATTTAAGTGATATCGTCTTTTTAGAATGAATTTAATTTTGTACTTGGACAGTCGCGGTCTGAAGGAGGATACCGTTTTGTGCTGCTGGGGATATTGCGGGAATAGGGTGTGTCTTAAACGTGAGGTTGTCCGAGTGGCGATCCTGTTCTTCCTGTAGTGGGATCGTCCTTTCCGTTCTCTGTACTTCTCGGAAGGCATCTACCGGCTCTGGGGTGCTGTTTCCGTTCTCTGTCATTCTCTGAAATGTGACACAGAGGCTAAAACGACCAAAAATTATGTGTCGTCGCTCTGTTACCCTTGAGTATCTATGCGACGACATTCGTGGTATTGCCTGGTGTGTCACTATATGATGACGTTGCTCTCAGCTATCCAGCACAGCTCTTAATTTAAGGCGTATTTGGTTATACAGCATGTCATTAATGTAGTCCTGACGAGTCAAAAATAGCGTGTCTAAACCCATTCTTTTATAATGATTCTGTATCTCACTTGTTTTTGTCTTTTGTGTTGCAGCCTGTTCAACAGCTGGATAGGCTGCTTTAACTTGAAGCCGGACAACGCAGAGAATGGGCTTTTGGGGCACGACCCTACGGGCTGGCGCTATTGGCGTGCATTGCTGCGTTGTTCGCCGCTTATTTGGCCCATCCAACCTCGCGGCTCACGCCTTGCTCTGCGCGTAAATTACCGCCAGCGGCGCTCGCGTACAGTTAAGGGACACAGCCTAGCAATGCCAGACCGAAATTACTTGCCAGCGTTACGGTGTTTGGGGCGTCTTGGCAAAAAATAGCGTAACCTTGGCCACTTCCAAACCAAACTTGCGTAACGAGGTTTGGTTGAACAGATGAGTTTCGTCTTGGCGATACAACCAATCATCAAAGTGCAATTTTACCGCACCATTATCTGTTTTTACTTCCATATCATAGCGCCAGTTGAATGCGTTCCCCTCTGTGTTTCCATGGGCTACGCCAATAATATCCCCCGCAGTACCTTGATAGCTGCCATCAGGGTTTCTGGTGATACGCCAGGTGCGAGTTTGCCGCTCACCATCGTTATAAACAAATTTTTCATGTAGCGTCAGGGTATCGCCGACGACATCTCCTTGAATAACGACCTCAAAACGTCGAATTTGTTTATTCTGGTAATCCTGCACCATACCCCAGGCGCGAGTTTCGCCGCTGAAATAGCCGAAAAGATCAAATGTGGGTTTTTCAGCCCGATAGTCATTAATATCTGCACTACAGCCTGCCAGCAAGAATAGCAAGACCATAAGCAGACGTTTGATATTCATAAAGAGCCTCCAGTCAATTGTTGCCGTAAGGCAGGATATTGCGTCGCAGGTGACAGCCATATGGCGAGAAAAGCATCGCGAAAATCACTGTCAAAACGTTCGCCAATCGGTCGGACAGGTTGACCTGGTTGTGACCGGTAATAGAAGAGCCCCCCCTTGTTATCGCCGACAAAGGTAAGTTGGCTACCCTTGGTTACGGAGGGCCAAAGGGCAGACAATTGTGCTAGCCAACGCTGCTGTTGCTCCGCAGGAACGGCTAATTTCATCGCTTGCCACTGCTCTTGCGTTGCTTTCACCAGATCTGTTGCGGCAATATCACGCTGATAGTTAATGGTTAAGGCCTGTGGCCATTGATTAGCCTCATAACGTCCTGCAGGGGTACGTAACACAGAAAAATAGACGTCGAAAGGCCCCCAGCGCAGAGTGGCGCTGCCTACCGTTGGCCAACTTACCCAATTATCTGCTAGCGCGTTCAGGCTGCTCAAGCAAAGCAAAAGTGTTAACAGTATTTTCATCGGGAGCCTCTATATCGGTTATCGACGTTCAGCACTTAACTGAACGGTGCTGATCGAGCGTGCTAAGAATCCGGCTTCGCAGTAACAAAGGTAAAAGCGCCACAAACGTTGGAAGCGTTCATCAAATCCCTGGCTGTGTAAGGTAGGCCAATGATGTTCAAAACGTTGCCGCCATTCCTGCAATGTACGTGCATAGTCGCGGCCTATATCGAACAGATCGCACATCACCATATCGCTATGACGGGTCAACGTATTGCATAGGGCTGTGATGGAAGGTAAGAAACCACCTGGGAATACATAGCGCTGAATAAAATCCACATTGCGGCTATATTGCTGGTAACGCTGATCGCTTATGGTAATGGCTTGCAACACCATTTTTCCTTTGGGTTTAAGCAACTGTTCACAGCGTTTGATAAACACCGGCAAAAAGCGTTTGCCAACGGCCTCAATCATTTCGACTGATATCAGCTTGTCGTATTGGCCTGTGAGCTGGCGATAATCTTCAAGCAACAGTGTCACGCGATCGGTTAACCCGGCCTGTTTGATACGTTGGTTAGCGTAATCGAATTGTGCCTGGGAGATGGTGGTTGTGGTGACTCGGCAACCGTATTCGCGAGCAGCAAACTCTGCCAGTGCTCCCCAGCCAGTACCAATCTCCAGCAGATGATCGCTAGGTTTCAGTTCCAACTGATCGCACAGACGGCGCATTTTGGCCTGTTGCGCCTGTTCCAGCGTCAGGCCTGTTTCACTAAATAATGCACTGGAGTAAAGCATATCGCGATCGAGAAACTGTTGGTAAAAACCGTTACCCAGATCGTAGTGTGCCGCAATGTTACGCCGTGCCTGACGCTGACTGTTACTACGCCATAGATGGACCAACCCATGCCAGGGGGCAGTGATCCAACTGAGACGTGCTTCCAGCTTATCAACTAACTGCATATTGTTAGCGAGCAGTTGTAACACACCGGTCAGGTCCGGGCTGCTCCAGTCACCGTCAATGTAACTTTCTCCAGCGGCGATACTGCCACCCAGCAGCACTCGGCGATAAGTGCGAAAATCAAAAATATCCACTTCTGCTTGTAAAGGGGCCTCGGCATCACCAAAGCGTGTTTCGCCGATACCTGGCTCGCGCAAGATTAACCCCCCGCCTTGTAACTGCTGCAAAAGGGTGAAGATAATGTGGCGCGCGCTCTTGTTACGGCCGGAAATGGTTGCGCTGTTGCACAGGGAATATTCCGGGGAACTCATAGTTTATCCTTGCCGCCGGTGGCGGGGTGAGGGTAGATAGGTGTACGTTTTAGCCATAGTTTAAGCGCTTGCCAGTAGATGGCGACGGCTGTTTTGAGCGTCATTAATGGCAAACGCCACAACTGGTTGCGCAGTGTGCCCCGTGTCAGAGGCTGCCGGTAGAGCAGTAATGTTGCGTCGAATTCGCGTGCATTACGATGGTTCTCTATATGAACCCGTAGGCGACGTGCCGGGGCTGAAAGCCGCCAGTGATAGGTCATATCCATCGGGTTGAACGGCGAAACGTGGAATTGTTTATCTACGGGGAGTGTTCCATCGGGTTTTACCGCATAGGTATGGCGCTCATTCCACGGCGTATTACGCACCTCAGCCAGCAACCAGCGTAGTTCATCGTTATCGTTATACAGATAGTAAAAATTGACCGGATTAAAGTAACAACCCAGGTAGCGTAACTGGCATAGCAACATCACCCGGCCATTCAGCTTTTCACCGGTCAGTTCGGCAATGCGTTCCTGGGCCTTGGTTTTTATATCACCGCCGCCAAGATAATCACGGCGGTAAAAGGATGCTGAGGCAAAGCGTTCAAGCGCAATACCCTGTGCAGGGAGTTTATCCAGCTCATCGAGATCGATCAGCGGCATG harbors:
- a CDS encoding colicin immunity domain-containing protein → MNKMAIIELAKAFLNSKVTALQFSEDICAVRRELYGVKDQDKNTLNCGEELFMVAEIYNPDSDRASYELDEAGLRKEVKATLEKFKLL
- a CDS encoding DUF3833 domain-containing protein; the encoded protein is MNIKRLLMVLLFLLAGCSADINDYRAEKPTFDLFGYFSGETRAWGMVQDYQNKQIRRFEVVIQGDVVGDTLTLHEKFVYNDGERQTRTWRITRNPDGSYQGTAGDIIGVAHGNTEGNAFNWRYDMEVKTDNGAVKLHFDDWLYRQDETHLFNQTSLRKFGLEVAKVTLFFAKTPQTP
- a CDS encoding cyclopropane-fatty-acyl-phospholipid synthase family protein, producing MSSPEYSLCNSATISGRNKSARHIIFTLLQQLQGGGLILREPGIGETRFGDAEAPLQAEVDIFDFRTYRRVLLGGSIAAGESYIDGDWSSPDLTGVLQLLANNMQLVDKLEARLSWITAPWHGLVHLWRSNSQRQARRNIAAHYDLGNGFYQQFLDRDMLYSSALFSETGLTLEQAQQAKMRRLCDQLELKPSDHLLEIGTGWGALAEFAAREYGCRVTTTTISQAQFDYANQRIKQAGLTDRVTLLLEDYRQLTGQYDKLISVEMIEAVGKRFLPVFIKRCEQLLKPKGKMVLQAITISDQRYQQYSRNVDFIQRYVFPGGFLPSITALCNTLTRHSDMVMCDLFDIGRDYARTLQEWRQRFEHHWPTLHSQGFDERFQRLWRFYLCYCEAGFLARSISTVQLSAERR
- a CDS encoding DUF1365 domain-containing protein produces the protein MNSALYVGNVRHRRFTPVLHSFDYRIFMPLIDLDELDKLPAQGIALERFASASFYRRDYLGGGDIKTKAQERIAELTGEKLNGRVMLLCQLRYLGCYFNPVNFYYLYNDNDELRWLLAEVRNTPWNERHTYAVKPDGTLPVDKQFHVSPFNPMDMTYHWRLSAPARRLRVHIENHRNAREFDATLLLYRQPLTRGTLRNQLWRLPLMTLKTAVAIYWQALKLWLKRTPIYPHPATGGKDKL